One window from the genome of Sphingomonas lacunae encodes:
- a CDS encoding DMT family transporter, protein MHKQDAVPQALLLALAGYVILACGDAVMKSMSGVWPALAVVALRFALGAIGLGLVLVWKEGRAAFAVPRPWMQLARGAALAGASLAFIFSIFIMPMAEAVAILFAGPIVTALVSAALLGEKLPRATWGAMVLASAGVILVLRPNVAVLGWTALLPLASTVIMSAYILLNRQTARDTDALGAMFWASAWATPICVAFAFAGHISAVPELHVGPLPASVLLRCAIVAVTASIAHSLIFMATTRASAASIVPAGYVQIIVALVLGLLVFGDWPDLLALAGTTCIIVAGLWLWRASTRAGKPVDDEIVETPT, encoded by the coding sequence ATGCACAAGCAAGACGCCGTTCCGCAGGCCCTGCTGCTGGCCCTCGCCGGCTACGTTATCCTGGCCTGCGGGGATGCGGTGATGAAGTCCATGTCAGGCGTCTGGCCAGCCCTGGCGGTAGTTGCGCTGCGTTTTGCCCTTGGCGCCATCGGTCTGGGTCTGGTGCTGGTCTGGAAAGAGGGCAGGGCAGCTTTTGCCGTTCCCCGGCCATGGATGCAGCTGGCGCGCGGCGCGGCGCTGGCCGGAGCATCGCTGGCCTTCATCTTCTCCATCTTCATCATGCCGATGGCAGAGGCGGTGGCGATCCTTTTTGCCGGACCCATCGTCACCGCGCTGGTGTCTGCCGCCTTGTTGGGGGAGAAGCTGCCCCGCGCTACCTGGGGTGCAATGGTGCTGGCCAGTGCCGGGGTGATATTGGTGCTGCGGCCCAATGTCGCTGTCTTGGGCTGGACGGCGTTGTTGCCGCTGGCATCGACGGTCATCATGTCCGCCTATATTTTGCTCAACCGGCAGACAGCGCGGGATACGGATGCGCTGGGTGCCATGTTCTGGGCATCGGCATGGGCCACGCCGATTTGCGTTGCCTTCGCGTTCGCCGGCCATATCAGTGCCGTGCCGGAATTGCATGTCGGCCCCCTGCCGGCCAGCGTGCTGCTGCGCTGCGCGATTGTCGCTGTCACCGCCAGTATCGCCCATTCGCTGATTTTCATGGCGACCACCCGCGCATCGGCGGCGAGCATTGTCCCTGCCGGCTATGTGCAGATCATCGTCGCGCTGGTGCTGGGTCTGCTGGTGTTTGGAGACTGGCCCGACCTGTTGGCGTTGGCAGGAACCACGTGCATCATCGTCGCCGGGCTGTGGTTGTGGCGCGCAAGCACGCGCGCCGGCAAGCCTGTGGATGACGAGATAGTCGAAACGCCGACCTGA
- a CDS encoding CpaF family protein yields the protein MSAFGRKPGTQSARPAFGVAKPMHGGGVAAPREDQGGGQFPPIDVASLPPAVDVPTGAVMPEDAMSRLNTRMATDHSDVERPQGFEASVHKIKEQVLPRLLERVDPEAASTLSKDELTEEFRPIILEVLAELKITLNRREQFALEKVLVDELLGFGPLEELLNDSEISDIMVNGPDQTYIERKGKLELSSCVFRDEDHLFQIAQRIVNQVGRRVDQTTPLADARLKDGSRVNVIVPPLSLRGTAISIRKFSAKPITLDMLRDWNAMSNKMCTALKIAGACRFNIVISGGTGSGKTTMLNALSKMIDPTERVLTIEDAAELRLQQPHWLPLETRPPNLEGQGAITIGDLVKNALRMRPDRIILGEIRGAECFDLLAAMNTGHDGSMCTLHANSPRECLGRMENMILMGDIKIPKEAISRQIADSVDLIVQIKRLRDGSRRVTSVTEVIGMEGDVIVTQELFKFEYLDEDKDGKIIGEYRALGLRPYTLEKARQFGFDQPFLEACL from the coding sequence ATGAGCGCATTCGGCCGCAAGCCAGGAACCCAGTCAGCCCGACCCGCCTTTGGCGTGGCAAAGCCCATGCATGGCGGCGGTGTCGCTGCACCCCGCGAAGATCAGGGTGGCGGCCAGTTTCCGCCAATCGATGTTGCCTCGCTGCCACCGGCCGTTGATGTCCCGACCGGCGCGGTCATGCCGGAAGACGCCATGTCGCGCCTCAACACCCGCATGGCGACCGATCACAGCGATGTCGAACGCCCACAGGGTTTTGAGGCATCGGTCCACAAGATCAAGGAACAGGTGCTGCCGCGCCTGCTGGAGCGCGTCGATCCGGAAGCAGCCTCGACCCTGTCGAAGGATGAGCTGACCGAAGAATTCCGTCCAATCATCCTTGAGGTTCTGGCCGAGCTCAAGATCACCCTCAACCGCCGCGAACAGTTTGCGCTGGAAAAGGTGCTGGTTGACGAATTGCTCGGTTTTGGGCCGCTCGAAGAACTGCTCAACGATAGCGAAATCTCCGATATCATGGTCAATGGTCCGGACCAGACCTATATCGAGCGCAAGGGCAAGCTGGAGCTTTCCAGCTGCGTCTTTCGCGACGAGGACCATCTGTTCCAGATCGCCCAGCGCATCGTCAACCAGGTCGGTCGCCGTGTCGACCAGACCACGCCGCTGGCTGATGCCCGTTTGAAGGACGGTAGCCGCGTCAACGTCATCGTACCTCCGCTCAGCTTGCGCGGAACTGCCATTTCGATCCGTAAATTTTCGGCCAAGCCAATCACGCTCGACATGCTGCGCGACTGGAACGCCATGTCGAACAAGATGTGCACCGCGCTCAAGATCGCCGGGGCCTGCCGTTTCAACATCGTCATCTCGGGCGGTACGGGTTCGGGCAAGACCACGATGCTCAACGCCCTGTCAAAGATGATCGACCCGACCGAGCGCGTGCTGACCATCGAAGACGCGGCCGAATTGCGCTTGCAACAGCCGCACTGGCTGCCGCTTGAAACGCGTCCGCCGAACCTTGAAGGGCAAGGCGCGATCACCATCGGTGACCTCGTCAAGAACGCCCTGCGTATGCGCCCTGACCGCATCATCCTCGGCGAAATTCGTGGCGCGGAGTGCTTTGACCTGCTCGCCGCGATGAACACCGGTCACGATGGGTCAATGTGTACACTGCACGCCAACAGCCCGCGCGAATGTCTGGGCCGTATGGAAAACATGATCCTGATGGGCGACATCAAGATCCCGAAGGAAGCGATTTCGCGCCAGATTGCCGACTCGGTCGACCTGATCGTCCAGATCAAGCGTCTGCGTGACGGTTCGCGTCGCGTCACCTCGGTGACCGAGGTGATCGGCATGGAAGGCGACGTCATCGTCACCCAGGAACTGTTCAAATTCGAATATCTTGACGAGGACAAGGACGGCAAGATCATCGGCGAATATCGCGCCCTCGGATTGCGCCCCTACACCCTTGAAAAAGCACGTCAATTTGGCTTTGATCAGCCGTTCCTTGAAGCCTGTCTCTAA
- a CDS encoding SDR family NAD(P)-dependent oxidoreductase — protein MTDNRQSDQWAAGRIAFVTGATSGFGAAFARRIARAGGKVIATGRRVERLESLAAEFSPGSVLIRPLDLGDTSAIKGVVEELPEAFAAIDLLFNNAGLALGLGKAPDASLADWDEMIATNIRALVHVTHAILPGMVARNRGHIVNLSSVAASYPYPGGNVYGATKAFVRQFSLNLRADLLGSAVKVSSVEPGMCETEFSQVRFKGDNKAAEAVYAGMRPLSADDVTDAVEALLRLPDHLNVNTIELMPVQQAFSPFAVSRDS, from the coding sequence ATGACCGACAACCGTCAATCCGACCAATGGGCCGCCGGCCGCATCGCCTTCGTCACCGGCGCCACCTCCGGTTTTGGTGCGGCCTTCGCTCGCCGCATCGCTCGCGCTGGCGGCAAAGTAATCGCCACAGGCCGCCGGGTTGAGCGGCTCGAATCCCTCGCTGCCGAATTTTCGCCCGGCAGCGTCCTGATCCGCCCGCTCGATCTTGGCGATACCAGCGCAATCAAGGGGGTGGTGGAGGAATTGCCTGAGGCGTTCGCGGCGATCGACTTGTTGTTCAACAACGCCGGCCTCGCGCTCGGACTCGGCAAAGCACCTGACGCCAGTCTCGCCGACTGGGACGAGATGATCGCGACCAACATACGCGCGCTGGTCCATGTAACACACGCGATCCTGCCGGGCATGGTGGCCCGCAACCGGGGGCATATCGTCAACCTAAGCTCGGTCGCGGCCAGCTATCCTTATCCCGGCGGGAATGTTTATGGCGCGACCAAGGCTTTCGTCCGGCAATTCTCCCTCAATTTGCGCGCTGATCTCCTGGGCAGTGCGGTGAAAGTCAGCTCGGTCGAGCCGGGCATGTGCGAGACCGAATTCTCACAGGTCCGCTTCAAGGGCGACAACAAGGCGGCTGAAGCGGTCTATGCCGGGATGCGCCCATTGTCAGCCGACGACGTTACCGATGCGGTCGAGGCGCTGCTGCGGCTGCCGGACCATCTCAACGTCAACACGATCGAATTGATGCCCGTACAACAGGCGTTTAGTCCCTTTGCCGTGTCACGCGACAGCTGA
- a CDS encoding M15 family metallopeptidase has product MSRSGAASSAVAMPVDPNATALPDLVDLARFDPRLRLDIRYATPNNFMLRTLYPVARAMAQRPAAEALKRVQDRAEAAGYGLLIHDAYRPWRITKMMWDETPLAQREFVADPASGSRHNRGCAIDLTLHRGGMAVPMPSAYDDFTEKAYRSFMGGTAEEHANRRRLEDWMVAEGFIPLPNEWWHFDWEGWRNYPIMDQPLV; this is encoded by the coding sequence ATGAGCCGCTCAGGAGCAGCATCCTCAGCTGTCGCGATGCCGGTAGATCCCAATGCAACGGCATTGCCTGATCTGGTCGATCTCGCCCGCTTCGACCCGCGCCTGCGCCTCGACATCCGCTATGCTACGCCGAACAATTTTATGCTTAGAACTCTCTATCCTGTTGCTCGTGCCATGGCGCAGCGACCAGCGGCTGAGGCTTTGAAACGTGTCCAGGACAGAGCTGAGGCTGCTGGCTACGGCTTGCTGATTCATGACGCTTATCGTCCCTGGCGCATTACGAAAATGATGTGGGATGAAACGCCGCTGGCCCAACGGGAGTTTGTCGCGGATCCTGCCAGCGGTTCCCGTCACAATCGCGGATGCGCCATTGACCTGACCCTCCATCGGGGCGGCATGGCTGTGCCAATGCCGTCAGCCTATGATGACTTCACCGAAAAGGCCTATCGCAGCTTTATGGGTGGCACAGCCGAAGAACATGCCAATCGGCGACGGCTTGAGGATTGGATGGTGGCGGAAGGCTTCATCCCGCTACCCAACGAATGGTGGCATTTCGACTGGGAAGGCTGGCGCAACTATCCGATAATGGACCAGCCGTTGGTCTGA
- a CDS encoding class I SAM-dependent methyltransferase: protein MAFLAKSASLAAIAAFATLSGAAAIAATDDPPTAVSADSVQPIRDAVASPNRSENFRQRDSYRNPVETLSFFGLQPGQTVVELWPGGGWYTEVLGNYSRSTSPAGTRLIVAAPWERGLNAIRRMQTSQPDLWNHIQLAEFPAPSGTTNPTVAPGSADLVLTFRNVHNWRFGGQDQVAENFRQIFSMLKPGGRLGVVEHRLPEEMDSALEETSGYMKRSSVVAYAEAAGFRLIGESEINANSRDTHNWPRGVWTLPPVLRGADQDPRRDEYIAVGESDRMTLLFVKP from the coding sequence ATGGCTTTCCTCGCAAAATCCGCAAGTCTCGCAGCGATCGCTGCCTTCGCCACCCTATCCGGCGCAGCCGCCATTGCCGCAACCGACGATCCGCCTACTGCTGTGTCCGCGGATAGCGTGCAGCCCATTCGCGACGCCGTCGCGTCCCCGAACCGAAGCGAAAATTTCAGGCAGAGGGACAGTTACCGCAATCCGGTGGAGACACTGAGCTTCTTTGGTCTTCAGCCGGGTCAGACAGTGGTCGAACTGTGGCCCGGCGGCGGTTGGTACACTGAGGTTCTGGGCAATTACAGCCGCAGCACATCGCCGGCAGGCACCAGACTGATTGTCGCCGCGCCCTGGGAAAGGGGGCTCAACGCCATCCGGCGAATGCAAACCAGCCAACCTGACCTTTGGAATCACATTCAGCTGGCAGAATTTCCAGCCCCAAGCGGAACCACCAATCCGACCGTTGCACCCGGCAGCGCGGACCTGGTTTTGACCTTCCGCAATGTCCACAATTGGCGCTTTGGCGGCCAGGATCAGGTTGCAGAGAATTTCCGGCAGATCTTTTCAATGCTTAAGCCGGGTGGGCGCCTAGGTGTGGTCGAGCATCGACTGCCAGAAGAGATGGACTCTGCCCTCGAGGAAACGAGCGGATATATGAAGCGCAGCTCGGTTGTGGCCTATGCGGAGGCAGCAGGCTTCCGCCTGATTGGCGAAAGCGAGATCAACGCTAATTCGCGTGACACCCACAATTGGCCACGCGGCGTCTGGACATTGCCGCCTGTCCTGCGGGGGGCGGACCAGGATCCACGACGTGACGAGTATATTGCCGTCGGCGAGAGCGACAGGATGACATTGTTGTTCGTTAAACCCTGA
- a CDS encoding DMT family transporter, which translates to MNTDRNDERLSRPIAAIFMRLAAVAALGIMFALVKLGSERGVTLVESVFYRQLLSLPLILGWVSLGPGFASLKTQRVGSHVIRMVMGLVAMSLNFLSIIMLPLAEATVIGFAVPLFATVLAAFLLKEPTGKYRWGAVVLGLIGVILVVRPDGEALYSTGALVAVAAALATASVTIFIRQLGATEPAATTVVWFTASSLIPLGTAMLWFGQMHDPLTWVLLLAMGTAGGTAQLLLTASLRMAPVSVVLPMDYTGLIWATLWGWLLFSTLPLSATLLGAPIIIASGLIILWREHQLGKAQRLGVSEAEAV; encoded by the coding sequence GTGAACACGGACCGAAATGATGAAAGGCTGAGCCGTCCAATCGCCGCCATCTTCATGCGACTGGCGGCAGTTGCGGCGCTTGGCATCATGTTCGCTCTGGTAAAGCTGGGCAGTGAACGCGGCGTCACTTTGGTTGAATCGGTGTTTTACCGGCAATTGCTGTCGCTGCCGCTGATCCTTGGCTGGGTTTCACTGGGGCCGGGATTTGCCAGCCTCAAGACACAGCGGGTGGGATCGCACGTTATCCGCATGGTGATGGGTCTGGTGGCGATGTCGCTCAATTTCCTGTCGATAATAATGCTCCCGCTGGCGGAGGCGACGGTGATAGGCTTTGCCGTGCCACTGTTTGCGACGGTGCTAGCGGCGTTTCTGCTCAAGGAGCCGACAGGGAAGTACCGCTGGGGAGCGGTCGTGCTCGGGTTGATCGGTGTCATACTCGTGGTTCGACCGGACGGCGAAGCCCTGTATTCGACCGGCGCGCTGGTCGCGGTGGCAGCCGCGCTGGCGACAGCGAGTGTCACCATTTTCATCCGGCAATTGGGCGCCACAGAACCAGCCGCGACGACGGTGGTGTGGTTTACCGCCTCATCACTCATTCCCCTTGGCACAGCCATGCTGTGGTTCGGACAGATGCATGACCCGCTGACCTGGGTGCTGTTGCTGGCGATGGGGACGGCCGGCGGGACGGCGCAGCTGTTGCTGACCGCCTCGCTGAGGATGGCGCCGGTGAGCGTTGTGCTGCCGATGGATTATACCGGGCTGATCTGGGCAACATTGTGGGGGTGGCTGCTGTTCAGCACCTTGCCGCTGTCGGCGACGCTGCTGGGCGCGCCGATCATCATTGCTTCGGGATTGATCATCCTGTGGCGCGAGCATCAGTTGGGCAAGGCGCAGCGGCTGGGTGTGAGCGAGGCGGAGGCTGTTTAG
- a CDS encoding PepSY-associated TM helix domain-containing protein yields the protein MNRSTIKAWVWVHKWASLICTAFLLMLCLTGLPLIFHDEIDYLTEEQPQLGMPGVGSSGTAEGLLPLDEMLARALAARPGEVPLYMAFDNDQPSMTITTGPRPDAPAEEMTILSFDRSTGEQIGMVSEDSVSGVGAVMHFLLQLHTDMFLGLPGMLFLCAMGLAFVIALVSGVVLYAPFMRKLDFGTLRTDRTARTKWLDYHNLLGIAALAWMLVVGLTGVINALAVPIEKMWKADELAAMTRDYADRAPLYPADYGSLDKAMAAARAALPGNNPQFIAFPGGTFSSNHHYAVFFQGDTPLTERLLTPALIDAETGTFTAARPMPWYYQALSLSRPLHFGDYGGLPLKLLWAALTLFTMHILGTGLYLWLTRRRASVTARVSDSSPLAEPAE from the coding sequence ATGAACCGTTCGACGATCAAGGCGTGGGTATGGGTGCACAAATGGGCGAGCCTGATCTGCACCGCATTCCTGCTGATGCTGTGCCTCACCGGCCTGCCGCTGATCTTTCATGACGAAATTGACTACCTGACCGAGGAGCAGCCGCAGTTGGGGATGCCCGGCGTCGGATCATCGGGCACGGCCGAGGGCCTGCTGCCGCTTGACGAGATGCTGGCCCGCGCCCTCGCCGCGCGCCCGGGTGAAGTGCCGCTGTACATGGCATTCGACAATGACCAGCCGTCAATGACCATCACCACCGGACCGCGTCCGGATGCACCGGCAGAGGAGATGACGATCCTGTCGTTCGACCGGTCTACCGGCGAGCAGATCGGCATGGTGTCGGAAGACAGCGTCAGCGGCGTCGGCGCGGTCATGCATTTCCTGTTGCAGCTGCACACCGACATGTTCCTCGGCCTGCCTGGAATGCTGTTCCTCTGCGCGATGGGGCTCGCCTTTGTGATCGCGCTGGTTTCCGGCGTGGTGCTCTATGCCCCCTTCATGCGCAAGCTCGACTTTGGCACACTGCGCACCGACCGCACCGCACGGACCAAATGGCTGGACTATCACAATCTGCTGGGTATCGCCGCCCTCGCCTGGATGTTGGTGGTTGGCCTGACGGGGGTGATCAACGCACTGGCGGTGCCGATCGAAAAAATGTGGAAGGCCGACGAACTGGCGGCGATGACCCGCGACTATGCCGATCGCGCGCCGCTATATCCGGCCGATTACGGATCGCTGGACAAGGCAATGGCAGCGGCCCGCGCCGCCCTGCCCGGCAACAACCCGCAGTTCATTGCCTTCCCCGGCGGCACCTTCAGTTCCAACCATCATTATGCAGTCTTCTTTCAGGGCGACACGCCGCTGACCGAGCGGCTGCTGACCCCCGCCCTGATTGATGCCGAAACCGGCACCTTTACCGCTGCCCGACCGATGCCATGGTATTACCAGGCGCTGTCGCTGTCGCGCCCGCTGCACTTTGGGGATTATGGCGGGCTTCCGCTCAAGTTGTTGTGGGCCGCGCTGACACTGTTCACCATGCATATCCTCGGCACAGGCCTGTATCTGTGGCTGACCCGGCGGCGCGCGAGCGTGACGGCCAGAGTGAGCGACAGCAGCCCGCTGGCGGAGCCTGCCGAATGA
- a CDS encoding TonB-dependent receptor: MTALSLHQRLLIATALALVLPAVPAAAQQQADDDNDIIVIAQQENQSGVVQQGSVGVLGDKDAADVPFSIRSYNAALILNQQPQTLGQVLENDPTIRTTTGFGIAGELFVIRGFALAGDDIGYDGLYGIMPRQLVAPELYESVQVLNGSSAFLNGAAPGGTGIGGSVNLIPKRASDEAINVATLGFAGPEHVGGSFDFGRRLGTGGEWGIRINGTVREGDASIDNEFRSTRVLGAAIDYSSGPFRASLDLAYQRVEVSHFRPKLRVNTLTAIPRAPDAATNFGQPWQYTTLRDIFGQARLEYDIARDVMVYAAFGARDGAEAGIYSTPTLINAASGETTVSSSFIPRTDNNEAATAGIRARFATGGITQEINAGGSMNWLVNRNAFEFYALSAQRTNIYAPVAVTPSSTITFVGGNLADPFPIGRTRLGSAFISNSIGLMDDRILFTAGLRLQAINVRSYSNATGLLTGEYDESKVTPVFGLVIKPVEGLSIYANRIEALVQGAVAPASGANPSGGAALPVSNAGAVLPPFVSEQYEIGGKLALGGMDLSLALFQIDRETAILRLDPDQAGALEFGPFGIQRNRGLEFTLAGEVAQGLRLIAGGSVIDAKLRRTQNGVNEGNQAVGVPEYTLNANVEWDVPFVPALTLTGRLVHTGEQAANIDNSLFLDDWTRFDIGARYVAVVGGQPLTFRVNLDNVADSDYWASAFDSFRPDLQLGAPRTFKASVSYSF, translated from the coding sequence GTGACTGCTCTTTCCCTTCACCAACGCCTGCTGATCGCCACGGCACTCGCCCTTGTCCTGCCCGCCGTTCCCGCGGCAGCACAGCAGCAAGCGGACGACGACAATGACATCATCGTCATCGCGCAGCAGGAGAACCAATCGGGCGTGGTGCAGCAAGGCAGCGTCGGCGTTCTGGGCGACAAGGATGCCGCCGATGTGCCGTTCAGCATCCGCAGCTACAACGCCGCGTTGATCCTGAACCAGCAGCCGCAAACCCTGGGTCAGGTGCTGGAGAATGACCCGACCATCCGCACCACCACCGGCTTTGGCATTGCCGGCGAATTGTTTGTCATTCGGGGATTTGCCCTGGCTGGCGACGACATCGGTTATGACGGGCTGTACGGGATCATGCCGCGCCAGCTGGTGGCGCCTGAACTGTATGAATCGGTGCAGGTGCTGAACGGATCCAGCGCGTTCCTCAACGGGGCGGCCCCCGGGGGCACGGGCATTGGCGGCAGTGTCAACCTGATCCCCAAGCGCGCCAGTGATGAGGCCATCAATGTGGCCACGCTGGGCTTCGCCGGACCAGAGCATGTCGGCGGCAGTTTCGATTTTGGTCGCAGGCTGGGGACAGGCGGCGAATGGGGCATCCGCATCAATGGCACTGTGCGCGAAGGCGATGCGTCAATCGACAATGAGTTCCGCAGCACCCGAGTGCTGGGTGCGGCGATCGATTACAGCAGCGGGCCGTTCCGCGCCTCGCTCGACCTTGCCTACCAGCGGGTCGAAGTGTCGCATTTCCGTCCCAAGCTGCGCGTCAACACGCTGACGGCGATCCCCCGCGCACCCGATGCCGCGACAAATTTCGGCCAGCCTTGGCAATATACGACATTGCGCGACATTTTCGGTCAGGCGCGACTGGAATATGACATTGCCCGAGATGTGATGGTCTATGCCGCATTTGGTGCCCGCGACGGGGCCGAGGCAGGCATTTACAGCACGCCGACGCTGATCAACGCGGCGAGCGGCGAAACCACGGTCAGCAGTTCCTTCATCCCGCGCACCGACAATAATGAAGCCGCCACCGCCGGCATCCGCGCGAGGTTCGCGACCGGCGGGATAACCCAGGAGATCAATGCGGGCGGATCGATGAACTGGCTGGTCAACCGCAATGCCTTTGAATTCTATGCCTTGTCAGCGCAGCGCACCAATATCTATGCGCCGGTCGCGGTGACGCCGTCGAGCACCATCACCTTTGTCGGCGGCAACCTTGCCGATCCCTTCCCGATCGGTCGCACGCGGCTGGGCAGCGCCTTCATCTCGAACAGCATCGGCCTGATGGATGATCGCATCCTGTTCACTGCCGGACTGCGGCTGCAGGCGATCAATGTCCGGTCCTATTCCAACGCGACCGGCCTGCTGACCGGTGAATATGACGAAAGCAAGGTCACGCCAGTGTTCGGTCTGGTCATCAAGCCGGTCGAGGGGCTGTCAATTTATGCCAACCGTATCGAGGCGCTGGTACAGGGCGCGGTCGCGCCGGCCAGCGGTGCAAACCCCTCCGGCGGAGCTGCGCTGCCGGTGAGCAATGCGGGCGCGGTGTTGCCGCCGTTCGTTTCCGAACAATATGAAATCGGCGGCAAGCTGGCGCTCGGCGGGATGGATCTGTCGCTCGCCCTGTTCCAGATCGACCGCGAGACGGCGATCCTGAGGCTCGACCCCGATCAGGCAGGTGCGCTGGAATTCGGGCCGTTCGGCATCCAGCGAAACCGCGGCCTTGAATTCACCCTCGCGGGCGAAGTGGCACAGGGCCTGCGCCTGATCGCAGGCGGCTCGGTCATCGACGCGAAATTGCGCCGCACGCAGAACGGGGTGAACGAGGGCAATCAGGCGGTCGGCGTGCCTGAATATACGCTCAACGCCAATGTGGAATGGGACGTGCCATTTGTTCCCGCCCTGACCCTGACCGGGCGACTGGTCCACACCGGCGAGCAGGCAGCCAATATCGACAACAGCCTGTTCCTTGACGACTGGACCCGGTTCGACATCGGTGCGCGCTATGTCGCGGTGGTGGGCGGGCAGCCGCTGACCTTCCGGGTCAACCTCGATAATGTCGCTGACAGCGATTATTGGGCATCGGCCTTTGACAGCTTCCGTCCCGACCTGCAGCTGGGCGCACCGCGCACCTTCAAGGCATCGGTCAGCTACAGCTTCTGA
- a CDS encoding DUF938 domain-containing protein produces the protein MSGPAQPWQPGEAPVDADARRHAPATLRNREPILAVLRDHLPASGTVLEIASGSGEHAVWFADQLPDLVWQPSDPDPAALASINAWRSDVMHGSVLPPLLLDASAPAADWPLNGADAILCCNMTHIAPWQATVGLMAGAGRLLSAGAPLILYGPFLEAGIETAPSNLEFDQSLKARNPEWGLRQTQDVDRLARANGLDRAARLAMPANNIVLLYRKSPG, from the coding sequence TTGAGCGGTCCCGCCCAGCCATGGCAGCCGGGTGAAGCGCCTGTGGATGCCGACGCCCGCCGCCATGCTCCGGCGACCCTGCGCAATCGCGAGCCGATCCTCGCCGTGCTGCGGGACCATTTGCCCGCCAGCGGCACAGTGCTCGAAATCGCCAGTGGCTCGGGCGAACATGCCGTGTGGTTCGCCGACCAGTTGCCTGACCTCGTCTGGCAACCCAGCGATCCTGACCCGGCAGCGCTGGCGTCGATCAATGCTTGGCGCAGCGATGTGATGCACGGCTCCGTCCTGCCGCCGCTCCTGCTCGATGCGTCGGCACCGGCCGCGGACTGGCCTTTAAACGGCGCCGACGCCATTCTCTGCTGCAACATGACCCACATCGCCCCATGGCAGGCCACGGTCGGCCTGATGGCCGGAGCAGGGCGATTGCTCTCCGCCGGCGCACCGCTGATCCTCTACGGCCCGTTTCTCGAAGCCGGGATCGAAACAGCGCCAAGCAACCTTGAATTCGACCAATCGCTCAAGGCACGCAATCCGGAATGGGGCTTGCGCCAGACGCAGGATGTTGACCGCTTAGCGCGTGCAAATGGCCTGGATCGGGCGGCGCGGCTGGCGATGCCAGCCAACAATATCGTCTTGCTGTATCGCAAGAGTCCGGGTTGA
- a CDS encoding ABA4-like family protein: protein MAWETLFSLTNGWAMVGWVILAFLPRKPFLLSFVLYLVVALLCLVYAVALAGLVSGQLDAGGGTPGTMDFTSLAGVMALFDSKGGAVIGWTHYLAFDLFTGLWIARDADAKGFSRIVQVPILFATLMVGPVGLLIWLVVRERRARAMAKDAKAAEAAAAKAAAKAAASA from the coding sequence ATGGCTTGGGAAACACTCTTCTCGCTGACCAATGGCTGGGCCATGGTAGGATGGGTCATCCTTGCCTTCCTGCCCCGCAAGCCGTTCCTGTTGAGCTTCGTCCTTTATCTGGTCGTCGCGTTGCTGTGTCTGGTCTATGCCGTCGCACTGGCCGGTCTGGTCAGTGGCCAGCTCGATGCAGGCGGCGGAACCCCGGGCACAATGGACTTCACCAGTCTTGCCGGTGTCATGGCGCTGTTTGACAGCAAGGGCGGCGCGGTCATCGGCTGGACCCATTATCTTGCCTTTGACCTGTTCACCGGCCTGTGGATCGCGCGGGACGCCGATGCCAAAGGGTTCAGCCGCATCGTCCAGGTCCCGATCCTCTTTGCCACGCTGATGGTCGGGCCGGTCGGCCTGCTCATTTGGCTGGTGGTGCGTGAAAGGCGCGCAAGGGCGATGGCAAAGGACGCCAAGGCCGCCGAAGCGGCTGCCGCCAAGGCTGCGGCAAAGGCGGCGGCAAGCGCTTGA